The sequence below is a genomic window from bacterium.
CTGCTGTTTCTCTGCGTCCAAGACATTTGCCATGGCGGGCGAGGCTATCCGCCTCGCCCGCCTCAACGTCCTGGACGACTCCCCGTTCTATGGCCGGTTTTCAGGTGATCACGTATGGCCGCTTTTGGGTGTTCACCGAGGAACAGGCCGGAAGGCCGAGCGGATTATGGATGAAGAGATCCGTCACGTTCGCTGCGAACAGATCGAGATGGATGAAATCTGGTGCTTCGTTTCGAAGAAGCGGGCCCAGCTCAAGCGCACCGATGATCTGACCCGCGTGGGCGACGCCTGGACGTGGGTGGCCCTGGATCCCGATTCCAAGCTGGTCCCAGCCCATCACGTCGGCCGCCGGAAGGATGCCGATGCCCAAATCCTGACCAAGCAGCTTGCTCGACGGATCGAGGGACGGGTCCAGATCAGCACCGACAAGCTCTACGCCTACCGCCACGCCATCAGCCTGCACCTGGGAGGCTCGATCCACAGCGACACGAAGGTGGACTACGGGCGCATCGTAAAGCGGTACAAAGGGGCTCCGCTCGATACGGGTAGGTACTCGCCTCCCGAGGTCGTGGCGATCGACAAGGATGCGGTCTACGGAAACCCCGATCCGGACCGGATCTGCACCTCCCACGTTGAGCGCCAGAACCTCACGATGCGAATGGGGATGCGACGCTTCACGCGGCTAACCAACGGCTTCTCAAAGAAGATCGAGAACCTCCGAGCCGCGACCGCGTTGCATTTCGTCCACTACAACTTCTGCCGGCGGCACTCGACCATCGGAACGACGCCCGCTTTGGCCGCAGGCGTCGCGGATCACCGCTGGACGCTGGAAGAGCTGGTGGAGGCGCCGTACTAGGCCGCCTCACGGAACTCGAAGTCCACGCTTGAATCACTGGATCCGATGTATGATCCCGTGTACGAGACAAAGAGACCCAAGTGCCCGTCATCTACCGGCAGCTTCGTATCGATGAGACGAGAGAACTCCTCGATATCGAATGTGTCCGCCATGAGTTGACCGTGGTTCGTTACCAGTTCAATAATCAGACGATACCGGACATGCTTGTCGAGCGAAGCCGAGATGGATTCTTCAGAATTCTCGATCCGTGAAAGGTGTTCAGGTGCGATGGACAGAGCCTCCGCAAAGTCCTTTGCCTTCTTGCCAAGTACATTCCGGGCGAATCGCACCTCGGGTCCTCGGATTCTGGCCGGCTTGAAGGCAAAACAAGAAGCAAGTATTCGGAGCAGGGTGGGCTGCGAATGGATGACAACCGAATCCCCACACTTGCAGGTGATGATCTCTACATTCGTGAGGTAGATATTATCGAGACCGCTCTCGGCGTACCGGTATGAATCACAAACGGTGTATCTGTACTCGCTGCCGCAAGTAGCGCACGGTTTCATACTCATCTGAGAACCTCGGTCAGTCTACGTAGAAGACAGTTAAGAGGAAAAGCCTGTCTTCCTCTATGTCTACCGCCAAGCCGAGCCTCACTGATTCCTCATCTGGAGTGGCCCCTTCGATCGTGACTTTCCAGTTTCCGAACTCGAAATCCCAGTCTGGACCCCGGACAACTTCGGCGCTTTCAAAGACTGATGGAAAGACAGAATGGGGAACAGACCGCTCGTCGATGCGTTCGTGAAAATGATCTCGTGGGATGAATGCGCCGGTTTCATATAAGCGTTTGATGGCTTGGAGGATCGCACCCGTGCCAGGCTTCTCGGGGGGAGTCAACGAACTGCTCCTAGAGGGGTGTCGGCCGGCCGGGGGTTAGACTTGATATAATATCAAGATCCATCGTTGTCAACACATGGAGACACCCCGCGGGGTAGGACACTACCGGTCCGCGAGTACATCCGGCATCAAGAGGCCGAGGACCGAAGAGTCGACCAGCTGAACCTGCTATGAGGCCAGCCCCCTTCAGGGGGCTCAAGGGGCCGTGAAGCGGCCCCGTTCACGCCGCTTTGAGCGGCTCACAAACGAAAGCCCCCGGCTTTGCCGGGGGATCGTTACTCAGGCCGCCTTGGTTCGGCCTGCCCGGACTCGTTGCGCCTTGCGGTTCTCGGCCCTGCGCGCAATCTTGAGGTCCCCCCCAGGATGCCCCGTGTTCCCTGCCGATGGGAACGGCGGCGTGGCCGACCAGCCGATCTACGACCTCGGCGAATCTCGACCGGATGCCCGGATCGGGATCTACATCAACTCCGTTCTGCTGATCTTCGGGTCGATGCTGCTCGTCATCTGGGCCACGACGGAGTGGGTGGCTTGGCGTTTCGGCTTCCATTCGAACCTCGGCGAGCCGCTCCTTACGGTCCGCGGATGGGGCTCGGTGGCGCTCGGCGCGTTCAGCGTCTCTCTCGGGATGGCGGCGGTAGGCGTCGCGGTGACAGATCGTTGGCAGCACTGGTGCGGATCTCTCGCAACGTGCAGCCTGCTTGTGCTGGCCGCAGCAGCGCTTCCGATCTACACGCCGTGGAGCGTTTGGAGCTGGGACCTCCGATTCGGCGACGCCTCATGGGCTGAGCCGACCTTTCAAACAGCCCATTTCCTGATCGCCATCCCGGCGCACCTGATCTTCGGCGTCGGGATGGTCGCAGCGTGGCGACGCGCCAAACAGGAGTCGGCCCGCAGCGATGCGCACGGTTCAGCGCGCTGGGCGAGCGGGGAGGAGATCGGCGCTTCGGACCTCACTTCAGGAGAGGGCGTCGTGCTCGGCGTCCACCGGGGAAAGCCCCGCGACAAGGGGACCTATCTCCGTCACGGAGGCGTTCAGCATGTCCTGGGCTTCGCGCCGACACGCTCGGGCAAGGGCGTTGGATGGGTCGTCCCGACGCTTCTCACGTGGACGGGGAGTGCGCTCATCCACGACATCAAGGGCGAAAACTGGTCGCTCACGGCCGGATGGCGAAGGGAGGGGCTGGGAAACCGCTGCCTGCGGTTCGATCCAACCTCCGAGGACGGCGACTCCGCCCACTACAACCCGCTTCTCGAAGTTCGGAGGGGGCACTTCGAGGTTCGCGATGCCCAGAACATCGCCGACATGCTGGTCGACCCCGACGGGTCCGGGACGAAAGACCACTGGGACCTCACGGCACAGGAGATCCTTGTCGCCGTGATCCTGCATGTCCTCTACGCAGGGCCAAGGAAGACGCTCCGAGGCTGTCTCGAGCTGCTCACGGATCCGGCGCGCCCGATCGAAGCCGTGCTCGAGGAGATGATGGCCTACGAGCACGACCCACCCGGCGCGCGTGGGTGGCGGGAGGCTGGCGGCGACTCCCCGACGACGACGCACCCGCTCGTCGCTGGCTCGGCCCGGGCGCTCTTGAACAAGAGCGAGAACGAGCGCTCCAGCGTGATTTCGTCCACCGTGAAATGCCTCTCCCTCTACCGAGACGACCTCGTGGCGGAGAAGACGAGCCGGAGCGATTTCAAGGTCACGGACCTCGTGGACTACGAGACGCCCGTGAGCCTCTACCTCGTCGTTCCGCCTTCGGACGTTAGCCGCGTGCGCCCCCTCATGAGGCTCCTCATCCATCAGGTGGGAAGCCGGCTGACGGAAAGCCTCGAGGGGACGGAAAGGGCAGGGGAGGGCGCCGCCGCCCGCCACCGGCTCCTTCTCATGATGGACGAGTTTCCAACGCTCGGGCGGTTGGATTTCTTCGAGACCCAGCTCGCCTATCTGGCCGGCTACGGCATCCAGGCGTTCCTCATCGTTCAGGACCTCTCGCAGCTCTACGCCGCCTACGGACACCATGAATCCATCGTCTCGAACTGCCACGTGCGGGTCGCCTTCGCACCGAACAAGATTGAGACGGCGCGGCTGCTCTCGGAAATGGCCGGTGTCATGACGGTACGAAAGCCGCGCCGCATGTACTCGGGCAACCGCCTCGCCCCCTGGCTGTCCCATGTGATGGCATCCGAAGAAGAGACCCACCGAGCCCTCTTGACGCCCGACGAGGCGCTCCGGATCCCGGCGGACAACGCGCTCATC
It includes:
- the traG gene encoding IncP-type conjugal transfer protein TraG — its product is MFPADGNGGVADQPIYDLGESRPDARIGIYINSVLLIFGSMLLVIWATTEWVAWRFGFHSNLGEPLLTVRGWGSVALGAFSVSLGMAAVGVAVTDRWQHWCGSLATCSLLVLAAAALPIYTPWSVWSWDLRFGDASWAEPTFQTAHFLIAIPAHLIFGVGMVAAWRRAKQESARSDAHGSARWASGEEIGASDLTSGEGVVLGVHRGKPRDKGTYLRHGGVQHVLGFAPTRSGKGVGWVVPTLLTWTGSALIHDIKGENWSLTAGWRREGLGNRCLRFDPTSEDGDSAHYNPLLEVRRGHFEVRDAQNIADMLVDPDGSGTKDHWDLTAQEILVAVILHVLYAGPRKTLRGCLELLTDPARPIEAVLEEMMAYEHDPPGARGWREAGGDSPTTTHPLVAGSARALLNKSENERSSVISSTVKCLSLYRDDLVAEKTSRSDFKVTDLVDYETPVSLYLVVPPSDVSRVRPLMRLLIHQVGSRLTESLEGTERAGEGAAARHRLLLMMDEFPTLGRLDFFETQLAYLAGYGIQAFLIVQDLSQLYAAYGHHESIVSNCHVRVAFAPNKIETARLLSEMAGVMTVRKPRRMYSGNRLAPWLSHVMASEEETHRALLTPDEALRIPADNALIFVAGERPIWAKKARFFADPRLTERTEIEPPQNRPIEREPSEWLGTPAAPTPTLEGIPDSGDSEELDELLEADEAESANSAGEPSLPGSSPPRPNRSVPIKSLV
- a CDS encoding helix-turn-helix transcriptional regulator, producing MRFARNVLGKKAKDFAEALSIAPEHLSRIENSEESISASLDKHVRYRLIIELVTNHGQLMADTFDIEEFSRLIDTKLPVDDGHLGLFVSYTGSYIGSSDSSVDFEFREAA
- a CDS encoding transposase, which translates into the protein MDEEIRHVRCEQIEMDEIWCFVSKKRAQLKRTDDLTRVGDAWTWVALDPDSKLVPAHHVGRRKDADAQILTKQLARRIEGRVQISTDKLYAYRHAISLHLGGSIHSDTKVDYGRIVKRYKGAPLDTGRYSPPEVVAIDKDAVYGNPDPDRICTSHVERQNLTMRMGMRRFTRLTNGFSKKIENLRAATALHFVHYNFCRRHSTIGTTPALAAGVADHRWTLEELVEAPY